The proteins below are encoded in one region of Diorhabda carinulata isolate Delta chromosome 3, icDioCari1.1, whole genome shotgun sequence:
- the LOC130892091 gene encoding uncharacterized protein LOC130892091 — protein sequence MAAETGLKFSQRLGFISNTVFHQLVLIIFVYISYVIIKYNDLNPTRIIHYSFSTGAYIPLMAEGIILFNETNTWSFQINRSRKAWIHGVLLSLSLILLTIGIAFQINAKDDHFKTTHAITGLVSWILCFVLTLTGVITIYSPKLKNYVRPVVLKTIHSCLGLSCYAIGITSIILAIDKSSFTSYVSDTELITINSLVILLTIWSVIGALKMVFNNLKDLFF from the exons ATGGCAGCAGAAACTGGCTTGAAATTTAGCCAAAGGCTTGGTTTCATAAGTAATACAGTTTTTCATCAACTGGTCCTCATTATATTCGTTTATATTTCttatgttataataaaatataacgaTCTAAATCCTACaagaattattcattattctttcaGTACTGGAGCT TATATACCTTTGATGGCAGAaggaataatattatttaacgAAACAAATACATGgtcttttcaaataaatagaagtaGAAAAGCTTGGATACATGGAGTTTTATTATCTCTTAGCCTTATCCTACTTACTATCGGTATAGCGTTTCAAATTAATGCCAAAGATGATCATTTTAAAACTACCCATGCTATAACAG GTTTGGTCTCATGGATCTTATGTTTTGTACTGACATTAACAGGAGTTATAACTATTTATTCACCTAAATTGAAGAATTATGTGCGACCAgttgttttaaaaacaatacattCATGTTTAGGTTTGTCGTGTTATGCTATTGGAATTACATCTATCATTCTAGCAATAGACAAATCAAGCTTTACTAGTTACGTTTCCGACAccgaattaataactataaattcgTTGGTTATTCTTCTTACAATTTGGAGTGTTATAGGTGCTTTAAAGATGgtgtttaataatttgaaagatttatttttttaa